The following coding sequences lie in one bacterium genomic window:
- a CDS encoding OmpA family protein has product MRLTNLSMSIMFLFSLSWLPLGCSNPQPGPDKTIAGAVLGAAWGAGAGAVVGNQIMHDGEGVAVGAGLGLVQGSLQGAGFDINESALEKQEEALESIKVANAANRHRLADIQADLDSRSFSSYIGGVYQIFFDIDSTNMRAGAVSNLEVIANSILQSPRTISVHVIGHSDDSGTPSYNERLSESRARNVAAYFTAKGFPSSLVHVSSFGSKRPIASNETPVGRQLNRRVDVHVSDKESQ; this is encoded by the coding sequence ATGCGCCTGACAAATCTCTCTATGAGCATTATGTTTCTCTTTTCTTTATCATGGCTGCCGTTGGGCTGCTCAAATCCACAGCCTGGCCCAGACAAGACAATTGCAGGTGCGGTTTTGGGGGCTGCTTGGGGCGCAGGAGCTGGTGCTGTAGTCGGCAACCAGATCATGCATGATGGTGAAGGGGTAGCCGTCGGTGCTGGACTCGGTCTGGTACAGGGAAGTTTGCAAGGTGCCGGATTTGATATCAACGAGAGCGCTCTTGAGAAACAAGAAGAAGCGTTAGAGTCTATTAAGGTGGCGAATGCAGCCAACCGTCACCGACTAGCAGATATTCAAGCCGACCTTGATTCACGCTCCTTTTCGAGTTACATCGGGGGAGTCTATCAAATTTTCTTTGATATTGATTCCACGAACATGCGAGCGGGAGCAGTATCAAATCTAGAGGTTATTGCCAACTCAATCCTTCAATCGCCCAGAACTATCAGTGTACATGTAATCGGTCACTCTGATGACTCTGGAACCCCAAGCTATAACGAGCGGCTATCAGAATCACGAGCTCGAAATGTAGCAGCATATTTTACTGCGAAGGGTTTCCCATCATCACTGGTGCATGTATCAAGTTTCGGAAGTAAGCGGCCGATTGCGAGTAATGAAACACCCGTAGGACGCCAATTAAATAGACGAGTAGATGTTCACGTTTCAGATAAGGAATCACAATGA
- the lnt gene encoding apolipoprotein N-acyltransferase — translation MKEDSRRLFSSATLLPLFQSFLVASLIGIGWWYPGTSTHCVLSWLGIIGILLIIRGKQPLKNLFFTGCFIQLFGFFWLLETIHRFGAFPLVAAVPIFIVFVLGSALQFPLFGLLLKYLPSRLNHYALSAPIAWIISEQWSVRIFPWHLGHSQLAFTEFAQIAGIVGTLGISFIMVWFAEGVIRLRVARKGLFYSFLVMIISVLYGHQQIARFSAQRAERQTISVALIQGNIPLHRENTRSSAANDIRTHLNLSMPYDSENTLIIWPESAIMNWTYAGITHRSQDPRLPHLRFAPLLSGLLTFETREKQFNSALLINSDGAIGTPYHKQILMPYGEYTPLSQTFPWLMKINNMAANFTAGATPGIHRISLKDNGVEKNVRAGTLICYEDVIQSLARESVKAGAEFLVNLTNDAWFGDTAALDQHHLIASFRAIENNRFHLRATNTGKTAIVNPLGTTIHELSSATEGALKGEIFPIQSETIYTRLGNLPWTVLSLLGGLMVLSVLLKEKRAAKIE, via the coding sequence ATGAAAGAAGACTCTCGACGACTCTTTTCGAGCGCGACTCTTCTACCCCTGTTTCAAAGCTTCCTTGTCGCTTCTCTTATTGGAATCGGATGGTGGTATCCGGGAACCTCGACTCACTGTGTTTTGTCTTGGCTCGGGATAATAGGCATCCTTCTGATTATTCGAGGCAAACAGCCCCTGAAAAATCTCTTTTTTACCGGATGTTTTATCCAGCTCTTTGGCTTCTTCTGGCTACTGGAAACAATTCACCGCTTCGGAGCCTTTCCACTCGTCGCTGCAGTGCCTATTTTCATCGTCTTTGTTTTGGGAAGCGCACTTCAGTTTCCCCTCTTCGGCTTACTCCTGAAATACCTACCCTCACGACTCAACCACTATGCACTCAGTGCTCCAATCGCATGGATTATTTCAGAGCAGTGGTCTGTTCGCATTTTCCCTTGGCATCTCGGGCATTCGCAACTTGCCTTCACTGAGTTCGCCCAAATAGCAGGCATTGTCGGAACACTTGGAATATCATTTATCATGGTCTGGTTCGCAGAGGGCGTGATACGCCTAAGAGTCGCCAGAAAAGGACTCTTCTATTCATTCCTTGTTATGATCATTTCTGTGCTCTACGGTCATCAGCAAATAGCACGATTTTCCGCACAACGCGCTGAACGCCAGACTATCTCGGTAGCGCTCATCCAAGGAAATATTCCGCTGCATCGAGAAAATACACGTTCCTCTGCGGCAAACGACATTCGCACTCATCTCAATCTCTCAATGCCGTATGACTCAGAAAACACCCTGATTATCTGGCCAGAGTCTGCAATTATGAATTGGACCTATGCTGGCATCACTCATCGGAGCCAAGACCCCCGACTTCCTCATTTGCGTTTTGCTCCCCTCCTCTCTGGTTTACTCACTTTTGAAACACGAGAAAAACAGTTCAATAGTGCGCTCCTGATTAATTCAGATGGTGCGATCGGAACTCCTTATCATAAACAAATCCTGATGCCGTATGGAGAGTATACTCCCCTCAGTCAGACCTTCCCCTGGCTGATGAAAATTAATAATATGGCAGCAAATTTTACAGCGGGAGCTACTCCAGGGATTCATCGCATCTCTCTCAAGGACAACGGAGTAGAAAAAAACGTTCGAGCAGGAACATTAATCTGTTACGAAGATGTCATTCAATCGCTCGCGAGAGAATCTGTAAAAGCTGGGGCTGAGTTTCTCGTAAATCTTACAAACGACGCTTGGTTTGGAGATACCGCGGCTCTTGACCAACACCACCTTATCGCCTCATTTCGAGCCATTGAGAATAACCGTTTTCACCTAAGAGCAACAAATACTGGAAAAACGGCGATTGTAAATCCCCTCGGAACGACAATTCATGAGCTTTCTTCTGCAACAGAGGGAGCGCTCAAAGGGGAGATCTTTCCTATTCAGTCAGAAACAATTTATACAAGACTGGGGAATCTGCCATGGACGGTTCTAAGCCTCCTCGGTGGTCTGATGGTGCTGTCAGTTCTCTTGAAAGAGAAACGCGCGGCTAAAATCGAGTAG
- a CDS encoding phosphopyruvate hydratase: protein MSDSGSAIENIYAYECLDSRGLPTVAAFVQLSDGTIGEAAVPSGASTGEYEAHELRDGDKDRYFGKGVLKAIESIHGEIAEEILGYDVLELSALDRALLELDGTPNKSRLGANAILGVSLAAAKAGANFLGIPLFRYLGGANARCLPVPLVNVINGGAHATNSLDFQEFMIVPHSSGTFFENIRAASEVFHTLKKMLVEKGYSTGVGDEGGFAPQFSSQEEALEMLMLAIEGAKYTPGEEISVALDCAASEFYDRSKGVYTLEKSGGGEKGSDELIRLYENWCEKFPIVSIEDGLDENDWDGWRDLTSALGSKVQLVGDDLFVTNPDRLRQGIEKGCANSILIKLNQIGTVTETLEAIALAQERGYSSVISHRSGETEDTFIADLAVATGAGQIKTGSVCRAERTAKYNRLLFIETLLHGESFVSNPFS from the coding sequence GCAATCGAAAACATTTACGCCTATGAGTGTCTCGATTCAAGAGGGCTGCCCACTGTTGCTGCATTCGTCCAACTCTCAGATGGCACGATCGGAGAAGCAGCCGTTCCTTCAGGTGCATCAACTGGTGAATATGAAGCACATGAGCTAAGAGACGGTGACAAAGACCGATACTTTGGGAAGGGCGTCCTCAAAGCTATAGAATCGATTCACGGTGAGATCGCTGAAGAAATTCTCGGATACGACGTACTGGAGCTCTCGGCTCTCGATCGGGCGCTACTCGAACTTGACGGAACACCAAATAAGTCACGACTTGGAGCAAATGCTATTCTGGGAGTAAGCCTTGCTGCTGCAAAAGCCGGAGCAAACTTCCTCGGCATTCCGCTCTTTCGCTATCTTGGAGGTGCCAATGCGAGATGTCTACCTGTACCACTCGTCAACGTCATCAATGGAGGAGCGCATGCCACCAACTCCCTTGATTTTCAAGAATTCATGATTGTTCCCCATAGCTCAGGGACTTTCTTTGAAAATATCCGAGCAGCTTCTGAGGTGTTTCATACGTTAAAGAAGATGCTGGTCGAGAAAGGGTATAGCACTGGCGTGGGAGATGAAGGTGGGTTCGCCCCTCAGTTTTCTTCACAGGAAGAAGCGCTTGAAATGCTGATGCTCGCTATTGAAGGAGCAAAATACACGCCGGGAGAGGAAATCTCGGTGGCGCTCGACTGTGCTGCAAGTGAATTCTATGATCGCTCAAAAGGAGTATATACACTTGAAAAGAGCGGTGGTGGTGAAAAGGGTTCAGATGAGCTAATCCGACTGTATGAAAACTGGTGCGAAAAGTTTCCGATTGTAAGCATCGAGGATGGACTCGATGAGAATGATTGGGATGGATGGCGGGATCTCACTTCAGCACTTGGAAGTAAAGTGCAGCTCGTCGGAGACGATCTCTTTGTGACAAATCCAGACCGTCTTCGTCAGGGAATTGAAAAAGGATGTGCAAATTCAATTCTGATAAAGCTCAATCAGATTGGAACGGTAACTGAGACACTTGAGGCAATCGCTCTGGCGCAAGAGCGCGGCTACAGCTCGGTCATCTCCCATCGCTCTGGAGAAACAGAAGATACCTTCATAGCAGACCTCGCAGTTGCTACTGGAGCTGGACAAATAAAGACAGGATCCGTGTGTAGAGCTGAGCGTACCGCTAAATATAATCGCTTACTCTTCATTGAGACTCTGCTGCATGGAGAGTCTTTCGTAAGCAATCCCTTTTCCTGA